A section of the Methanocellales archaeon genome encodes:
- a CDS encoding HEPN domain-containing protein: protein MNLDDCFSQGLLRKINPDMENARRSIEISKEYLEKAMKNEGIECYDVAVILCYTSMFHAARSILFRDGIKERSHVCIPLYIQSRYPELERYANILDSYREFRHRIMYRLGISIDKNDADEAIKSAEEFLSQTKELIGI, encoded by the coding sequence ATGAATTTGGATGACTGTTTCAGCCAAGGATTGCTCAGAAAGATAAATCCAGACATGGAAAATGCACGCAGGTCCATAGAAATCTCAAAAGAATATTTGGAAAAGGCGATGAAGAATGAGGGAATCGAGTGCTATGATGTGGCCGTGATACTATGCTACACCTCAATGTTCCATGCCGCCCGTTCGATATTGTTCAGGGATGGTATCAAGGAGCGCAGCCATGTTTGCATACCTCTCTACATCCAGAGCAGATATCCGGAATTGGAAAGATATGCGAACATACTGGATTCCTACAGAGAATTCAGGCATAGAATAATGTACAGATTGGGCATATCCATCGATAAAAATGATGCAGATGAAGCGATAAAGTCTGCCGAGGAATTCTTATCCCAAACCAAGGAATTGATCGGCATCTGA
- a CDS encoding winged helix-turn-helix domain-containing protein has translation MPDEIQKEILDRLESLNLNLGLYLNLFKLVNADKIAEMKQNMLKPELRRQIYDLCDEPKSAKEIAKELNIRPQNVRYHLNELTLIGLLFYKQDGRERRYFKTLE, from the coding sequence ATGCCTGATGAAATTCAAAAAGAAATATTGGACCGATTAGAGAGTTTGAATTTAAATTTGGGATTATATCTAAATCTATTCAAGTTGGTCAATGCGGATAAAATAGCAGAGATGAAACAAAATATGCTTAAACCAGAATTAAGAAGACAAATATACGACTTATGTGATGAGCCTAAGAGTGCTAAAGAAATCGCTAAAGAACTAAATATAAGACCTCAAAATGTTAGATACCACTTAAACGAATTAACATTGATAGGACTACTTTTTTATAAACAAGATGGAAGAGAGAGACGTTATTTCAAGACATTAGAATAG
- the trpA gene encoding tryptophan synthase subunit alpha has translation MRIADKFQELSENREGALIVYVMAGDPSLYLTKKIVNALEKGGADMIELGLPFSDPIADGPTIQAASERALNAGMNPDLYFNIIKEIREDTDIPLICLTYYNLVLHKGIGRFMRDCAESGINGIIIPDLPIEEARQAIIEANKNEVDFIPLIAPTSTEGRRGVIASAAHGFIYLVSLLGVTGARKELSVAVKDMVCKVRRAAEKKIPIAVGFGLSSPAHVQDVIRAGADGAIVGSALVNIIAQNKDDEEKMLREIREFVSQLKEATHI, from the coding sequence ATGAGGATTGCTGACAAATTCCAGGAGCTCTCGGAAAATCGAGAGGGCGCTCTAATCGTTTACGTGATGGCAGGAGACCCCTCTTTATACCTAACTAAAAAAATAGTTAACGCGCTGGAGAAGGGCGGGGCTGACATGATAGAATTGGGCCTGCCCTTTTCGGATCCGATTGCGGATGGTCCTACGATACAGGCTGCATCTGAGAGAGCGCTCAACGCTGGCATGAACCCGGATTTATATTTCAATATTATCAAGGAGATCAGAGAGGATACGGACATACCTCTCATTTGCCTTACCTACTACAACCTCGTTCTCCACAAGGGGATCGGTCGTTTCATGAGGGATTGTGCAGAGAGCGGAATAAACGGCATAATAATCCCGGATTTGCCCATAGAAGAGGCCAGACAGGCGATAATCGAGGCGAATAAGAACGAGGTGGACTTCATCCCGCTCATAGCTCCGACGTCTACGGAGGGGAGGAGGGGGGTTATAGCAAGCGCTGCCCATGGCTTCATCTATTTGGTTAGTTTGCTGGGGGTCACTGGAGCCAGAAAAGAACTCTCTGTAGCGGTGAAAGATATGGTCTGCAAGGTTAGAAGGGCTGCAGAAAAAAAGATACCCATAGCTGTTGGTTTCGGCCTTTCTTCTCCTGCTCACGTGCAGGACGTCATCCGAGCAGGTGCTGACGGTGCCATTGTCGGAAGCGCCCTGGTGAATATCATAGCCCAGAACAAGGATGATGAAGAAAAAATGTTGAGAGAGATTAGGGAATTTGTCTCGCAACTCAAAGAGGCAACACATATTTAA
- a CDS encoding DUF3892 domain-containing protein, which translates to MTLRITARKTKKKKYGYEEEPYDVSNIYYKLSDGRIVTRKMAAELVKSNELRGYHIYERDDVEYIRDNPGKEESDNINSQPLIPWPCDLLFPEDISAYVIIHEDGSGAIGSREFGEFRISHDYLNRYMDEGGSAELGLPVSEQQAALNDPSIRFQGFEKAIMFTNDAGAIEVFAGTTLQDYIRASCYSLTRPRHAGPDDVLAAQQGLGLPRAAMQPTPHGHIRVMGSGAMYFPERGVSAFYANDRCPMVDGRMVLKTDQGSCEEMIAALASDPYLPNFRKNTAARALRFAVGQPCGDTARDLIGTISREYCSEFVREVYCRAGMDYLRLNGDPKKGHGIYLWSVTYANQLMWIFQHEAEFVGRDSINQLTAEPGDCLYMDNGGHSALAIATSLDGQHLWKVGGNEDADDCIVFGLRTYFDMTDPAHPVLNERISGIGRIRSSMF; encoded by the coding sequence ATGACTCTTAGAATAACAGCCAGAAAAACAAAAAAAAAGAAATACGGATATGAAGAAGAACCATATGACGTGTCAAATATTTATTATAAGTTAAGTGATGGAAGGATTGTCACGAGAAAAATGGCTGCAGAACTGGTTAAAAGTAATGAGTTGAGAGGCTATCATATATACGAAAGAGATGATGTGGAATATATAAGAGACAATCCGGGTAAAGAGGAAAGTGATAATATAAACAGTCAACCGCTAATACCATGGCCCTGTGATCTATTGTTCCCTGAGGACATATCTGCATATGTGATCATTCATGAGGACGGATCTGGTGCCATCGGGTCCCGGGAATTTGGCGAGTTCCGTATCTCTCATGATTACTTAAATCGATACATGGATGAAGGCGGTTCCGCTGAGCTAGGACTTCCCGTTTCTGAACAGCAGGCGGCCCTCAACGACCCCAGCATCAGATTCCAGGGTTTTGAGAAAGCTATTATGTTCACCAACGATGCAGGTGCAATTGAAGTGTTTGCAGGCACCACGCTCCAAGACTATATTCGTGCAAGTTGCTATTCCTTGACACGCCCGCGACATGCTGGCCCCGATGATGTACTCGCAGCCCAACAGGGACTGGGCCTTCCCCGTGCAGCAATGCAGCCAACGCCCCACGGTCATATCCGCGTCATGGGAAGCGGGGCTATGTATTTCCCCGAAAGAGGCGTTTCTGCATTCTATGCCAACGACCGCTGTCCAATGGTAGACGGACGTATGGTGTTGAAAACAGACCAGGGCTCTTGTGAGGAGATGATAGCAGCGCTTGCGAGTGATCCGTATCTTCCTAATTTCCGGAAGAATACTGCGGCGCGGGCATTGAGATTCGCTGTTGGCCAGCCATGCGGCGATACTGCCAGAGACCTTATCGGTACGATCTCAAGAGAGTACTGTTCCGAGTTCGTTCGGGAAGTCTATTGTAGAGCCGGGATGGATTATTTGCGGCTCAACGGAGACCCGAAAAAGGGACACGGAATTTACCTCTGGTCGGTAACCTATGCCAATCAGTTAATGTGGATCTTCCAACACGAAGCAGAGTTCGTGGGGAGAGACAGTATCAACCAGCTCACTGCGGAGCCGGGAGACTGCCTGTATATGGACAACGGCGGTCACTCAGCACTGGCCATTGCCACCTCTCTTGATGGACAGCATCTGTGGAAAGTAGGGGGCAATGAGGATGCTGACGACTGCATCGTGTTTGGACTAAGAACTTATTTTGATATGACCGATCCGGCTCATCCTGTGCTCAATGAAAGGATTTCGGGCATTGGTCGCATCCGCTCCAGCATGTTCTGA
- a CDS encoding nucleotidyltransferase domain-containing protein, translating to MIELFEKYVDWRILAFFLRNPATTVHVKELARKLQVSPGSVSKAVKRFAMDNLLLREDWGLAHLYKLNNESTVAKSLKKAYGFMRIQELKIADKFLEADENMISLALYGSYATGDYDEKSDIDLICITPSDRNVFTSLVNDLERDLGVEMSLEVFNLSQWRSLARKNDVFYRRVVENHVLLHGSGLK from the coding sequence TTGATTGAACTGTTTGAAAAATATGTGGACTGGAGAATACTCGCATTTTTCCTGAGAAATCCTGCCACGACAGTGCATGTCAAAGAGCTGGCAAGAAAACTCCAGGTCAGCCCAGGAAGCGTGAGCAAAGCAGTAAAAAGATTTGCCATGGACAACCTTCTGCTCAGAGAGGATTGGGGACTAGCTCACCTGTACAAGCTAAACAATGAGTCCACCGTCGCAAAATCCTTGAAAAAGGCATACGGCTTCATGAGAATACAAGAACTGAAAATTGCTGACAAATTTCTTGAAGCGGATGAAAACATGATATCACTGGCCCTCTATGGCAGCTATGCCACAGGGGACTACGATGAAAAAAGCGATATTGACCTGATATGCATAACTCCCAGTGACAGAAACGTTTTTACCTCACTCGTAAATGATTTAGAAAGAGATTTGGGAGTTGAAATGAGCCTAGAGGTGTTTAATTTATCTCAATGGAGATCGCTGGCAAGAAAAAATGACGTTTTTTACAGAAGAGTTGTAGAGAATCATGTGCTCTTGCATGGAAGCGGATTAAAATGA